Proteins encoded within one genomic window of Gadus macrocephalus chromosome 16, ASM3116895v1:
- the cryba1a gene encoding crystallin, beta A1a isoform X1: MDDSIDIASFLTLEGISINDSVSVKINQNKSCDRMALTNPNPMGPWKITVYDQEHFQGKRMEFTASCQNAMECGFDNIRSLKVECGAWVGYEHSSFNGQQFVLERGEYPRWESWSGSNAYHIERMMSFRPICSASHKESKMVVFEKENFIGKQWEMNDDYPSLQAMGWANNEIGSMKVQSGAWVCYQFPGYRGYQYIMECDRHGGEYKHYREWGSHAQTFQLQSLRRIQQ; this comes from the exons ATGGATGATAGTATTGACATTGCTTCGTTTTTAACCTTAGAGGGTATCAGTATTAACGATTCCGTTTCAGTAAAG ATTAATCAGAACAAGAGTTGTGACAGAATGGCTTTGACTAATCCCAACCCAATGGGACCATGGAAG ATCACTGTGTACGACCAGGAGCACTTCCAGGGCAAGCGCATGGAGTTCACCGCTTCATGTCAGAATGCCATGGAGTGTGGCTTCGACAACATCCGTTCCCTGAAGGTCGAGTGTGGAGC cTGGGTGGGCTATGAGCACTCCAGCTTCAACGGGCAGCAGTTCGTCCTGGAGAGGGGAGAGTACCCTCGCTGGGAGTCCTGGAGTGGCAGCAACGCCTACCACATCGAGAGGATGATGTCCTTCCGCCCCATCTGCTCTGCA AGCCACAAGGAGTCTAAGATGGTGGTGTTCGAGAAGGAGAACTTCATTGGCAAGCAGTGGGAGATGAACGACGActacccctccctccaggccatGGGCTGGGCCAACAATGAGATTGGGTCCATGAAGGTGCAAAGTGGAGC CTGGGTGTGCTACCAGTTCCCAGGTTACCGTGGTTACCAGTACATCATGGAGTGTGACCGTCATGGTGGAGAGTACAAGCACTACAGGGAGTGGGGTTCCCATGCTCAGACCTTCCAGCTGCAGTCACTGCGCAGAATCCAGCAGTGA
- the crybb1l3 gene encoding crystallin, beta B1, like 3 — MSHTGAQGSMGSSSAMGMRSHKMYIYEYENFQGRRMDLSAECRNLCEKNFDKIGSIRVECGPWVGYEMQNMGGEMFMLEKGEYPRWDTWSNSYRCDRMMSVRPVRMDPQDHKICLYESMNFEGRKMEVSDEDIPSLWSYGFQDRVSSIQVTGGTWVGYQYPGYRGYQYVLEMGSYKQWNEWGANHPQIQSMRRVRDMQTHRRGCFEMSN; from the exons ATGTCTCATACTGGAGCTCAGGGTAGCATGGGCAGCTCCTCCGCCATGGGGATGCGCTCTCACAAG ATGTACATCTACGAGTACGAGAACTTCCAGGGCCGCAGGATGGACCTCAGCGCCGAGTGCCGCAACCTGTGCGAGAAGAACTTCGACAAGATCGGATCCATCAGGGTGGAGTGTGGACC CTGGGTGGGTTATGAGATGCAGAACATGGGCGGAGAGATGTTCATGCTGGAGAAGGGAGAGTACCCCCGCTGGGATACCTGGTCCAACAGCTACAGGTGTGACCGCATGATGTCCGTCAGGCCCGTCCGCATG GACCCCCAGGACCACAAGATCTGCCTGTACGAGTCCATGAACTTCGAGGGCCGCAAGATGGAGGTCAGCGACGAGGACATCCCCAGCCTGTGGTCTTACGGCTTCCAGGATCGTGTTTCCAGCATCCAGGTCACCGGTGGAAC CTGGGTGGGCTACCAGTACCCTGGCTACCGTGGCTACCAGTACGTGCTGGAGATGGGATCTTACAAGCAGTGGAACGAGTGGGGCGCCAACCACCCCCAGATCCAGTCCATGCGCCGAGTGAGGGACATGCAGACACACCGCAGGGGCTGCTTCGAGATGAGCAACTAG
- the cryba1a gene encoding crystallin, beta A1a isoform X2 has protein sequence MALTNPNPMGPWKITVYDQEHFQGKRMEFTASCQNAMECGFDNIRSLKVECGAWVGYEHSSFNGQQFVLERGEYPRWESWSGSNAYHIERMMSFRPICSASHKESKMVVFEKENFIGKQWEMNDDYPSLQAMGWANNEIGSMKVQSGAWVCYQFPGYRGYQYIMECDRHGGEYKHYREWGSHAQTFQLQSLRRIQQ, from the exons ATGGCTTTGACTAATCCCAACCCAATGGGACCATGGAAG ATCACTGTGTACGACCAGGAGCACTTCCAGGGCAAGCGCATGGAGTTCACCGCTTCATGTCAGAATGCCATGGAGTGTGGCTTCGACAACATCCGTTCCCTGAAGGTCGAGTGTGGAGC cTGGGTGGGCTATGAGCACTCCAGCTTCAACGGGCAGCAGTTCGTCCTGGAGAGGGGAGAGTACCCTCGCTGGGAGTCCTGGAGTGGCAGCAACGCCTACCACATCGAGAGGATGATGTCCTTCCGCCCCATCTGCTCTGCA AGCCACAAGGAGTCTAAGATGGTGGTGTTCGAGAAGGAGAACTTCATTGGCAAGCAGTGGGAGATGAACGACGActacccctccctccaggccatGGGCTGGGCCAACAATGAGATTGGGTCCATGAAGGTGCAAAGTGGAGC CTGGGTGTGCTACCAGTTCCCAGGTTACCGTGGTTACCAGTACATCATGGAGTGTGACCGTCATGGTGGAGAGTACAAGCACTACAGGGAGTGGGGTTCCCATGCTCAGACCTTCCAGCTGCAGTCACTGCGCAGAATCCAGCAGTGA
- the unc119a gene encoding protein unc-119 homolog A has protein sequence MSYSCNSSEAVCINSSNSTKSARANTSSGGDGGTESTSKPCPDRLQQNAPAEMKVKQGCNSDTGVPSTKEDELLTNSIISPDDVLGLQKITQNYLCSPEQNVHMIDFTRFKIRDMETGTVLFEITKPPMPAGCRKDCDPNAGRFVRYQFTPAFLQLRQVGATVEFTVGDTPINNFRMIERHYFREQLLKSFDFEFGFCMPSSKNTCEHIYEFPALSEDIMREMILHPYETQSDSFYFVDNQLVMHNKADYSYSGGA, from the exons ATGAGCTATTCTTGTAACAGCTCAGAAGCTGTGTGTATTAACAGCTCCAACTCCACTAAATCGGCCCGAGCTAATACGTCTAGTGGTGGCGACGGAGGCACCGAGAGCACCAGCAAACCTTGTCCCGATCGGCTGCAGCAAAACGCGCCCGCAGAAATGAAAGTGAAACAAGGCTGCAATTCGGACACGGGTGTGCCGAGCACCAAGGAAGATGAATTGCTCACAAATTCTATCATCTCGCCCGATGATGTGCTCGGGCTACAGAAGATCACCCAAA ATTACCTCTGCTCTCCAGAGCAGAATGTCCACATGATCGACTTCACCAGGTTTAAGATCCGAGACATGGAGACCGGCACAGTACTGTTTGAGATTACCAAACCTCCAATGCCAG cgGGCTGTAGAAAGGACTGTGACCCTAATGCTGGCCGGTTTGTTCGATACCAGTTCACACCGGCCTTCCTTCAACTACGGCAGGTTGGAGCCAC GGTGGAGTTCACGGTGGGAGACACGCCCATCAACAACTTCCGGATGATCGAGAGGCACTACTTCCGCGAGCAGCTGCTGAAGAGCTTTGACTTTGAGTTTGGCTTCTGCATGCCCAGCAGCAAGAACACGTGTGAACACATCTACGAGTTCCCCGCGCTGTCTGAGGATATCA TGCGAGAGATGATCCTGCACCCTTATGAGACGCAGTCCGACAGCTTCTACTTTGTGGACAACCAGCTGGTGATGCACAACAAGGCCGACTACTCGTACAGCGGGGGGGCGTAG